A region from the Medicago truncatula cultivar Jemalong A17 chromosome 6, MtrunA17r5.0-ANR, whole genome shotgun sequence genome encodes:
- the LOC11413148 gene encoding probable protein phosphatase 2C 67 isoform X2 produces the protein MNELITTHKRESDSENKDEISASKKLRVESSKENGSKEVTFLIEADAAEDKGLRQTMEDEWVVLIDAVKDYPGNLRCAHFAIYDGHGGRLAAEYAQKHLHGNVLASGLPRELLDVKTAKRSILDGFRKTDESLLQASAEGGWQDGATAVCVWVLGQKVFIANVGDAKAVLARSTIPDGSKDNSDGVPALKAIVLTREHKPIFPQERARIQKAGGIVSSNGRLQGRLEVSRAFGDRQFKKVGLVATPDIHSFDLTDRDRFIILGCDGLWGVCVRYLVPVMLLILFRSY, from the exons atgaaCGAATTGATAACAACCCATAAACGTGAATCCGATTCAGAAAACAAAGACGAAATTTCTGCATCGAAGAAGTTAAGGGTTGAATCTTCGAAAGAAAATGGTTCAAAGGAAGTGACTTTCCTCATTGAAGCGGATGCTGCTGAAGATAAAGGGTTGAGACAGACTATGGAAGATGAATGGGTTGTTCTGATTGATGCTGTTAAAGATTACCCTGGAAATTTGag ATGTGCTCACTTTGCAATTTATGATGGGCATGGGGGCCGGTTAGCTGCAGAGTATGCTCAAAAGCATTTGCATGGGAACGTCCTCGCATCAGGATTACCACGTGAGTTG TTGGACGTAAAGACTGCTAAAAGATCTATACTTGATG GTTTTCGTAAAACTGATGAGTCTCTTCTTCAAGCAAGTGCTGAAG GGGGATGGCAGGATGGTGCTACAGCCGTATGTGTTTGGGTATTGGGACAAAAA GTTTTTATCGCAAATGTAGGAGACGCCAAAGCAGTTTTAGCTCGCTCAACGATACCTGATGGATCCAAAGATAACTCAGATGGAGTCCCTGCTCTCAAGGCCATTGTTTTGACAAGAGAACATAAACCTATATTCCCACAGGAACGTGCACGCATTCAGAAG GCTGGTGGTATTGTGAGCTCAAATGGACGATTACAAGGGCGTCTTGAAGTATCTAGGGCTTTTGGAGATCGCCAGTTCAAAAAG GTGGGACTTGTTGCAACCCCAGACATCCATTCTTTTGACCTTACTGATAGAGATCGTTTCATCATTCTTGGTTGTGATGGCTTGTGGGGG GTTTGTGTCAGGTATTTGGTCCCAGTGATGCTGTTGATTTTGTTCAGAAGTTATTGA
- the LOC11422835 gene encoding 2-oxoglutarate and iron-dependent oxygenase domain-containing protein CP2: MPPHGGDSTTVTGNGTMANSRMRLRLNPNKDHKPEGYDDLELDFSPSIFSSLEKHLPPNMLVFSRDDKAKFMREILLKYLPNGERHRTQKHKEYRQKINSHYQPLHHELYTLNPTAFFVPTFLKAISDNTEQSFRSIISEPSPDIYVFQMFQPEFCELLQAEIENFEKWVAEAKFRIMRPNRMNKYGAVLDDFGLEPMLDKLMDDFVRPLSRVFYPEVGGATLDSHHGFVVEYGEDKDLDLGFHVDDSEVTLNVCLGKEFSGGELFFRGTRCEKHVNTGSQPEEVFDYSHVPGRAVLHRGRHRHGARATTSGHRMNFLMWCRSSVFREMKLHQKDFSSWCGECNRMKMERQRSTCAATRLELIAKEGESTA, encoded by the exons ATGCCCCCACACGGTGGCGATTCCACCACCGTAACCGGTAACGGAACAATGGCGAATTCGAGAATGAGGCTGAGATTGAACCCTAACAAGGATCACAAACCAGAAGGTTACGATGATCTTGAATTGGATTTCAGTCCTTCGATTTTCAGCTCGTTGGAGAAACATCTTCCTCCGAATATGCTCGTTTTTTCGCGTGATGATAAAGCTAAATTCATGCGTGAGATTTTGCTCAAGTATCTTCCTAATGGTGAACGTCACAGA ACTCAGAAGCATAAAGAATACAGACAGAAGATAAATTCACATTATCAG CCTTTGCATCACGAGTTGTACACTTTGAATCCTACGGCATTCTTTGTGCCGACATTTCTGAAAGCAATAAGTGATAATACAGAGCAAAGCTTTAGAAGCATAATATCCGAGCCCTCTCCAGACATTTATGTATTTCAAATGTTTCAGCCAGAGTTTTGTGAGTTGCTGCAAGCTGAG attgaaaattttgagaaatGGGTGGCTGAAGCAAAATTTCGGATCATGCGTCCCAATAGAATGAATAAATATGGTGCTGTACTTGATGACTTTGGCCTTGAACCAATGCTTGACAAGCTTATGGATGATTTTGTTCGTCCTTTATCTAGAG TCTTCTATCCAGAAGTTGGAGGAGCAACCTTGGATTCACATCATGGATTTGTTGTTGAATATGGTGAAGATAAAGATCTTGATTTGG GTTTCCATGTGGATGACTCGGAAGTAACCCTGAATGTTTGCTTGGGTAAGGAATTTTCTGGAGGGGAGTTGTTTTTTCGAGGAACAAGATGTGAGAAACATGTAAATACAGGAAGTCAACCAGAG GAAGTCTTTGATTATTCCCATGTCCCTGGACGGGCTGTGCTTCATCGTGGTCGACACCGTCATGGTGCTAGAGCGACAACATCTGGGCATCGAATGAACTTCCTTATGTGGTGCAGAAG TTCTGTCTTCAGAGAGATGAAACTGCATCAAAAGGATTTTTCCAGTTGGTGTGGTGAATGCAACCGCATGAAAATGGAAAGACAACGCTCCACATGTGCTGCTACCAGATTG GAGTTGATCGCAAAGGAAGGCGAATCCACTGCGTAG